One window of the Methanomassiliicoccaceae archaeon DOK genome contains the following:
- the purQ gene encoding phosphoribosylformylglycinamidine synthase subunit PurQ: MKVCVVRIEGTNCEDEMAYAFRSVGAQAEEVHLKQLIKQAPAGMCRDLEDYDVLAFPGGFSAGDYVRAGAIFAARIKAAIGGEVKRFVEAEKPVLGVCNGFQILVEMGLLPAFEETMTEQPAAALYTNDSGRFECRPTVLRNDNRGKCMFTREIPEKRMLMIPSAHAEGKLMSMDPDFVQKLEDNDQVVFRYVCPDGSKAVYPWNPNGSPSDIAGICNPAGNVLGMMPHPERVITRFTHPDWTRGYTDEEGDGKVIFRSVISALTN; this comes from the coding sequence GTGAAGGTGTGCGTTGTCAGGATCGAGGGTACGAACTGCGAGGACGAGATGGCCTACGCGTTCAGATCCGTCGGCGCCCAGGCCGAGGAGGTCCACCTCAAGCAGCTGATCAAGCAGGCGCCGGCCGGCATGTGCCGCGACCTGGAGGACTACGATGTCCTGGCCTTCCCCGGAGGGTTCTCCGCGGGCGACTACGTCCGCGCGGGAGCGATCTTCGCCGCGAGGATAAAGGCGGCGATCGGCGGGGAGGTCAAGAGGTTCGTCGAGGCGGAGAAGCCCGTCCTGGGGGTCTGCAACGGCTTCCAGATCCTGGTCGAGATGGGACTGCTCCCGGCCTTCGAGGAGACGATGACCGAGCAGCCTGCCGCGGCCCTGTACACCAACGATTCCGGAAGGTTCGAGTGCCGTCCGACGGTACTGAGGAACGACAACCGCGGGAAGTGCATGTTCACCAGAGAGATCCCCGAGAAGAGGATGCTGATGATCCCGTCCGCTCATGCGGAGGGGAAGCTGATGAGCATGGACCCCGACTTCGTGCAGAAGCTCGAGGACAACGACCAGGTCGTGTTCAGGTACGTCTGTCCCGACGGATCCAAGGCCGTCTATCCCTGGAACCCCAACGGGTCCCCCTCGGACATCGCGGGGATCTGCAACCCTGCAGGTAACGTCCTGGGCATGATGCCGCACCCGGAGCGTGTGATCACGAGGTTCACGCATCCTGACTGGACCCGCGGATACACCGACGAGGAGGGTGACGGCAAGGTCATCTTCCGCTCGGTGATCTCGGCTCTCACAAACTGA
- a CDS encoding DUF120 domain-containing protein, whose amino-acid sequence MDEKYSFALRKLALLGAMDDYIAISSRELGEALEMSQQSASKRILELLDEKYIVRDLGARRQRIKLTQKGIDDLKKEYNEYRRIFELTDHITIHGNVVSGMGEGGYYICQDGYKTQFQSKLGFTPFQGTLNIQVDPEDVGKLDVVRSIAGITINGFSSDGRSFGEVIAYKAKIRNIDCAIVVPERSHYVDTIEIICQYHLRRTLSLEDGDHIDVKVNI is encoded by the coding sequence ATGGATGAGAAGTACTCCTTCGCACTCAGGAAGCTCGCCCTGCTAGGAGCCATGGACGATTACATAGCGATTTCTTCCAGAGAGCTAGGGGAGGCACTGGAGATGAGCCAGCAGTCCGCATCCAAGAGGATCCTGGAGCTTCTGGACGAGAAGTACATCGTCCGTGACCTGGGGGCCCGCAGACAGCGCATCAAGCTCACCCAGAAGGGGATCGACGACCTGAAGAAGGAGTACAACGAGTACCGCAGGATCTTCGAGCTCACCGACCACATCACCATACACGGCAATGTCGTGTCCGGTATGGGCGAGGGAGGATACTACATCTGCCAGGACGGGTACAAGACCCAGTTCCAGTCGAAGCTCGGATTCACCCCCTTCCAGGGAACGCTCAACATCCAGGTCGACCCAGAGGACGTCGGCAAGCTGGACGTCGTCAGGAGCATCGCCGGGATCACGATCAACGGCTTCTCCAGTGACGGGAGGAGCTTCGGGGAGGTCATCGCCTACAAGGCCAAGATCCGCAACATCGACTGCGCCATCGTCGTCCCGGAGAGGTCGCATTACGTCGACACCATCGAGATCATCTGCCAGTACCACCTCAGGAGGACACTGAGCCTGGAGGATGGCGACCACATCGATGTGAAGGTCAACATCTGA
- a CDS encoding DUF998 domain-containing protein, with protein sequence MNVSNRHPGPFAAIGLLAAFAFAVVLIVAINGDSAWVYGENMLSDLGISDVQMSADLFNYGCMIVGILVFVCGLGKAVCETECNRASGCILAISAIFLILAGYIHSDFGNGNTHDTIAILLFLFLFIAMVLSAIGDWRDGARINSAITVVLILIILGCAVGMSIAALEVITVACGIVWLAAISAKMIVPKKA encoded by the coding sequence GCTGCTCGCCGCATTCGCCTTCGCGGTCGTTCTCATCGTCGCGATCAACGGCGACTCGGCTTGGGTCTACGGGGAGAACATGCTGTCCGACCTGGGCATCTCCGACGTCCAGATGTCGGCTGATCTCTTCAACTACGGATGCATGATCGTCGGAATCCTCGTGTTCGTGTGCGGACTCGGCAAAGCCGTTTGCGAGACCGAGTGCAACCGCGCCAGCGGATGCATCCTCGCCATCTCCGCCATCTTCCTGATCCTCGCCGGATACATCCACAGCGACTTCGGAAACGGCAACACGCACGACACCATCGCCATCCTCCTCTTCCTGTTCCTGTTCATCGCCATGGTCCTCTCGGCCATCGGAGACTGGAGGGACGGAGCCAGGATCAACTCCGCGATCACAGTCGTCCTCATCCTGATCATCCTCGGATGCGCTGTCGGAATGAGCATCGCGGCACTCGAGGTCATCACCGTCGCCTGCGGCATCGTCTGGCTCGCTGCCATCAGCGCCAAGATGATCGTTCCGAAGAAGGCGTAA